The genomic interval TTGACAGCGGATCATCCCGATGATGGCTCTTCggaatctgcaaaaaaaaaaaacgtcaaatGCTGTTAGATCGAGGTCgatcggggaaaaaaatgggaaaagaaaCCCACTTTTTGTTGGCAATGACATAAATGCAAGGGTTGTAAAAAGTGGAGGACTTGGCAAAAAGGGGGGCGATGATGGCCATGGGCGCCGGGATGGTGGCGGGGTCCCCGAAAGACGCCCACAGGCACACCGTCGAGTACGGAGACCAGGCCACCAGGAACATCACGATCATCACGATGGACATCTGCAAAACGAGAATCGGAGTTATTGGAAGGGGACGTTTTTTTGGCAATTAGAGACTTGTAACTTAGGAGAATGTTCAATAAAAATATCTTCTGTAATGGTTTGATTTGTGTagcaaagccttactatacatggttatttttttaagaaaataaagcttgctatacatggtcctttacTTTTTGAAGCCCTAATAAACATcgtcttttcattttattttttaagcgtGTCTAtacattgccttttttttaaaaagaaaataagcctaaCTTTACATCgtcatttttaacgaaaaaaatcttactagttttttaatgaaaaaagccttgcaatacatgtttgttttttactttttttttactttataaaaaaagccttactatatgtggtcttttttaaaaagccttactatacatggtcattttttaaagaaaaagagccttactatacatggcctttttttcaaacaaatacagccttactatacgtggtcttttttttattttataaaaggcttactataagtggtcattttttttaagaaaaaaaaaaaccttactatatgtagtctttttttaaacccttactatacatggtcttttttttataaagaaaatgaGCCTTAGtaaacatggccatttttttaaacaaataaagccTAACTATAaatggtccttttttttttaaagaaaaaaaaaaccttactattcatggtcatttttataataaaaaaaggccttactatacatggtcatttttttaacaaataaagcctatatatacatggtcttttttaagaaaaaaaaaacgtactatggtcatttttgtgggtttttttaaaactgaataAGCCTTATATagtatagcaagggtgtcagactcgggttggtttgcaggccgctttaacgtcaacttgatttcacgtgggccggaccattttagatagaatatttagatatatttttttataaatggattaaaagaactggattaagatccctgaatattcagttttttcatagatctcaaacaatatttattttagctttttttttagatatttttagattttaccaaatgatttttgaactaaaaacacagaaaaatggattaaaaaatgacaatgattgatttaaaagggggaaaatcaggaaatgtaatatacatctatactcttcattttaatttgatcctaaaacagaaagtcggcactcatcattgactttcccgggccacacaaaatgatgcggcgggccagatttggcccccgggccgccactttgacacatgtgctatatagtataaagccatattttttcattttacgaGAAATGTAAATTTTTTAAAAGCACCTTCCTACCTTGGTCACGTCCATCTGATCCGACCAGTCGACGTTAATGTTGTCCAGGCAGTTGTTAGCCTTGTAGCGGTTGACCGTGGCCGACACGTGGTAGTAGCAGTAAAACATGATGGCCAGCGGCGCCGCAAAGTTGACGCAAATCACCGCCATCGTGTACGAAATGAAGGATCTGAAAAAGAAGACCAAAAACCGCTTAATGGCTCATTCCAAAACAACCAACAATCAATTCAATATCGAGGAAGTGGGCGGAGATCCTTCTAAAATGACACACCCCCACAGATGTCCAGGTTAACGCCCACTcagaaagaattaaaaaaaaaatggtgtcataTTCTTGCAATAAAGCAGACTGGTGTAAGAATtgctaaattaaattaattaacagAGAAGCTGGTTgtagaaaaatcattttaacttAAAATTAACCACTAATATTGCAATGAACAACCACATTTGCCTGTTGGGAAGAATCGATAAATGGGCGTCAGATGATTAAAGCTTGTCTTTTGTCTTGCAAATAAAGAATATAGTTTTAAAAActgacctgtgtgggttttctgtgtttattaaaaaaagaaatcctccagGACAGGAAAAAAGAGCATGTTGGCAGTTGTGTGTAGCAGTTTGAAAAGGAACAAATGCTAGTACAAGACAATCAAAAACACCTGAGTCACACttaaaaagggggcggggcaaccACAgctgaactcaatgggcaatcacagggaGAGCTCagggcaaaaaataaatcaaataaaaccatttattccttcattttctgaactgtttaatCCCCAAAagggccacggggggtgctggatcctatccaaGCTAACTTTGGGACACCctaaaccacgtgtcaaagtggcggcccgggggccaaatctggcccaccgcatcattttgtgtggcccgggaaagtcaatgatgagtactgactttctgttttaggatcaaattaaaatgaagagtattgaatctatactcttcattttaatttgatcaataaattttatatacatctatactatagatgtttattaaatttcctgatttcccccttttaaatcaatcattgtcattttttaatccatttttctgtgtttttagttcaaaaatcattttgtaacatctaaaaatatatttaaaaaaagctaaaataaacattgttttagatctataaaaaaactgaatattcagggctcttaatccagttcttttaatccatttataaaaaaatatatctaaatattctatctaaaatggtccagcccacgtgaaattaagttgacgttaaagcggcctgtgaaccaacccgagcctgacacccttggcctaaaCCAGTGGAGAGCCAATTGCAGGTCACGAGGGGGATAAACAACCAACCACACTCAAAGCTAGGGAATaaaatttagcatccaattagcctagctagcatgtatttggggatgtgggaggaaacccacacatgtCTGGGGAGAATATgtcaactccacacagtgaggagccactcgggatcgaacccacgggcccagaactgcgaggcggaggcgctaaccacttaaccaccgggccgccgtGACAAAATTTGCATTTTCGGAACCACTAGGGTGACGGGGGAGTGCCGGAGCCGAACAATTGGAGCACTCACGCGTCATTGTTCCGCCAGTCAATGGTGCAGGTGGCCCCAGTGGGGTCCGGAGCGTAGGCGGCCCAGCCCACCGCCGGCATGCTGGACCAGAACAAAGCGTTGAGCCAGGCGGCCAGGATCAGGAGGTTGTACGAACGCACCGTCATTTTACGACctgcccaaaaaacaacaacaaaaaatgttcacTGCAAACATAagcatgtattttgtttttttgagggTGAAAATGAAAGAGAGTGTCTGATTGGATACCCAGGTCGGGTCTGCAAATGGTGAGGTATCGGTCGATGGCCACCACGGTCAACAGGCCGATGCTGGCCATGCCGAAGAAGATGTTGAGAGCAGCGTAGACCTGAAAAATAggacaaaaatattcattttgaatAGTTTAGGATGATgtttcctgtttttgttgttgctatcTTTATATGTTATAATTAAGTGCCCGTCTAGAAAATGAACAAACTCATTTCCATTCGCAGCAGGAGGATGATTGGTCATCTAGGGTCGTGTATGGCACTAAAAAAAGGTGGACGTCATCACCAACCTGGCAACCCCCGTAGCCAAATTTCCAGCTTCCATGGATGTCAGAGGCCGCCGACATTGGGTAACCGATGCCGGCCACTCCGATATCGGTTAAAGCCAAGTTGATGATAATGAAGTTGGTCGCCGTGCGCAGTTCTTTAAACTTCACGAACATTAAAAGAACAATAATGTTGCTCAATAGACTGACGATTCCTGCAAaaaaaggggaggaaaaaagtcaACGTTAACTCAAAAGAATTGACATTTGGCATCCCAAATATGATTGTAGTACTACGAGTCGACCACGGGATGTCACTATTTCATCTCCATAGTTAGCTAATTGACTCCCCAAAGGTTTTAGCCTTTAAATGCCCCTCAGAGGAAATAgactacaaaaaaatcaaatacattttgtcatatttttttattttattcataggATACACGGGCTTTTATCagggattttttatttatatatttatatacttttAATAGGATGCATTTGGTCATgcaggattaaaagaactaacGGAGATTAATTGTGATAAATCAGACTATGATAATGAATTCAAAAGTAGTAGTTTAATCTGAAATGTACtgtgatattaaaaaaatatgaatcaatGTTAGCAAGTTAACTCACAGTTAGGTGAGTTAAAGTAATGAAATGTTAATTAATATGTGAGTAAActtggagtttaaaaaaagcagggaaaaaaatcatactaaTAGCCATAGAAAAACATATTTCCAAGATATTAGTAGTGTAaaagatgtttgtttgtttttgtttgtttacccgCAGTTATTAGATATGCAGCCACGATGTTGTGCTCCAGTTGGGAAAAAGAACTTTTTCCTCCATAAGGAATTTCCTCATCTGAAATGTTGAGTCCGGTCAAAGTCGCCATGATGAGAAAGGACAccctaggaaaaaaaatacaataaaaacagttttaataataataataatggcaaAGAGGTCCTTAAAAAATGTTGcgcttttgctattttttgttttccttttttgcatTGGGAGGGGAGGTCTTTCCAAATACAAGAGGATTATGACATACCATTGCTCCTTTGTTGCTAGGCAACAAAAAAGGCCATTTGAGACGATTAACGCTCACATGGAATTTTCTTACATATGAGGCCCTGGCTACTAAGCTTTTTTCtcaattaaattgatttttaatgGATACAGCACATATAGCATTTTGCaatgttaaaacaaaacatCAGGAAAACAGTaagattaaaatgaataaaacaaacaacccaACCAAAACCGCAACAAATcctaacatttttaatttaaaaaaatatgaaaaagatttttccttattttgattaaaaacacattttaaaaaagaacaaagttataacattaaatgaataaaaaaatcaaatttcctttttgtcttttaaataaaaaaatgaatgcttttaaattagaaatattcattccgaaaaaaaaaataagataaaaaaataatatttacgaattatattattttttgttcactaacaataatgatttaattaagagaaattaaaaaaaacaagctaaataacaacaacaaattcttagtattacaaaaaataatcaagaacACGAAAGAACACTACTACGTATATTCGTATCAAGACTATATATGACGCAATTACCTTCCAATCCAGCAGGCGGCGCTGAACAGTTCATTTAACACCAACAAGTAACACTCACAGTCTGCCGGAAAGCATAACTAAGCGCCCAGTAGCACACGATAGGACGTGTCCGTCATTAAACGAAGAAAATCAAGCTATGTCCGGGCTTCTGCAAACCATCGCTCGCCGTGCGGTTCCCGTCCTGCGGGGACACACTGTTTGTCAGCGGGCAAATATCTACACAAAACCCCCTAAGGAAAAGATAGGTGCCTTGGTAAGCTAACTGCTAGCATGTAGCCATAAGCTAGCTGCCCTTGACTAACGAGGTCACAATTGTTGTTGTATTTGATTCACTAGCTTTAAACCGCTATTTATTTCCTGGCGGAGTTTTGGATTACTATGTTGaattcatagttttaaatttagttttttttaattaatttgagcGAGAGATGACAAAAATAGTACTAGGGCAAATTGTAGTTTCGTGGATGGAAATTgtgataaaaattgaatttatataTCAAAATGATAGACTATAATTATTTTGCCAAATAAAGGAGCGATAGTACTTAgatcaaaatgaataataataatatagatACTATTTTATTGCTACCAAACATAGAGATTTATCAATAAAACTTTAAGGAAGTAATGATGATTATCTCTATAGTGtatcatatttatatattatttttcatatgAACTTTCAGTGCCTTAATGTCCAATCACTGCtgaatttaaatatgttttttttttaagtgatagCTGAGTAGCGCAAAAGGCGTGTCTCATATTTGACATCTATTTTGTTTTTGGTATTTAGGAAACTGTCATTggattgacatttttctctgtGGCTATCTTGGGACCATCTGGATGGATTCTGGCCCACTTGGAGGACTACAAGAAGCAACAGTGAATTTAAATTTTGGTCGCCATACCATGCCAGTCTACCATCTTCAAATGGCCAATTTTCACCCTTGGCGACAGGCACAATTTACGGACAATAAATGATTCCGGAACAATAACAATGATACATAATAGTTCTGTGCATATTTTAATGTATGTACCACATTAAATGTGAATCAAGTATTTTGTTTGGGTGAATCATTTGCCTCAAGTATTTGATAAAATACCATCATGTACACTGCATATGCTATATATTGGGgccatta from Stigmatopora argus isolate UIUO_Sarg chromosome 15, RoL_Sarg_1.0, whole genome shotgun sequence carries:
- the rrh gene encoding visual pigment-like receptor peropsin, coding for MATLTGLNISDEEIPYGGKSSFSQLEHNIVAAYLITAGIVSLLSNIIVLLMFVKFKELRTATNFIIINLALTDIGVAGIGYPMSAASDIHGSWKFGYGGCQVYAALNIFFGMASIGLLTVVAIDRYLTICRPDLGRKMTVRSYNLLILAAWLNALFWSSMPAVGWAAYAPDPTGATCTIDWRNNDASFISYTMAVICVNFAAPLAIMFYCYYHVSATVNRYKANNCLDNINVDWSDQMDVTKMSIVMIVMFLVAWSPYSTVCLWASFGDPATIPAPMAIIAPLFAKSSTFYNPCIYVIANKKFRRAIIGMIRCQSRQRVTINAQVPLDTSQQALAQ
- the LOC144090065 gene encoding cytochrome c oxidase subunit 8A, mitochondrial-like, whose product is MSGLLQTIARRAVPVLRGHTVCQRANIYTKPPKEKIGALETVIGLTFFSVAILGPSGWILAHLEDYKKQQ